The Desulfosporosinus acidiphilus SJ4 genome has a window encoding:
- a CDS encoding Na+/H+ antiporter NhaC family protein, producing the protein MHGTIWSLIPFLVVIPLALLTRQVIPGLVAGLLIGSYMVNPSLLGGVGTALDYILKELAVSDNLRLIVFMYGFGAFVGLVRITGGVSGFAQLMEKKITSGRGAFIVTWLSSLITFMAPDFRIITVGPVMKQVFSRLQVPVNKVAFIIDATSTPLCAIMPLGTVFIGYSIGLLGTASRHQGIPMAPYNLFLLSIPFNFFSLAMLAFALAYSFRKTEKVQAENKESQSVESIETIRAKGSAKLAYAETSAEIALSSPKFNKQRKNDSRDETFPDPVELVAQNVKPNALNLILPLALLLILTLFYTWWDGHLHSSNFIEAFIQANAAKAMLEALLTTLLISFIWYSAQKQPLQRTLFGFLQGGNEMMAVNVLLVLVWAVSAVSTDLGFVSYTEQTVGRLVPAAFIAPAFFALGCSLSYVIGSSFGTWGILLPLGFSLAATEHAALPLIAGAVFASGTFGGFVSPLSDNTVAMATVMKIPVMDYAKLKLRLGLMVAAACLVLYGLVGWFYHGVY; encoded by the coding sequence ATGCATGGAACCATATGGTCATTGATACCGTTTCTAGTTGTAATACCGCTGGCTTTGCTGACTCGACAGGTGATTCCTGGCTTAGTGGCAGGTTTGTTGATTGGATCCTATATGGTTAATCCTTCACTGTTAGGGGGAGTGGGTACTGCCCTTGATTATATTTTAAAGGAATTAGCAGTTTCTGATAATTTGCGCTTGATAGTTTTCATGTATGGCTTTGGCGCCTTTGTCGGCTTGGTTCGTATTACCGGGGGAGTCAGCGGTTTTGCTCAACTCATGGAAAAGAAAATTACTTCCGGACGAGGAGCCTTTATTGTAACCTGGCTGTCTTCCTTAATTACCTTCATGGCTCCGGACTTTCGGATCATTACCGTGGGACCGGTGATGAAACAAGTGTTTTCACGTCTTCAGGTACCCGTTAATAAAGTTGCTTTTATCATTGATGCTACTTCGACTCCCTTATGCGCAATTATGCCTTTAGGGACGGTGTTTATTGGCTATAGTATTGGGTTGTTGGGAACGGCGAGTCGTCATCAGGGAATTCCAATGGCTCCCTATAATTTATTTTTACTAAGCATTCCCTTTAACTTTTTTTCCTTAGCAATGCTTGCTTTTGCCTTAGCCTATTCCTTTCGGAAAACAGAAAAAGTCCAAGCCGAGAACAAAGAATCTCAGTCTGTTGAATCTATTGAAACGATAAGGGCAAAGGGTTCGGCTAAATTGGCCTATGCGGAAACGTCGGCAGAAATTGCACTTTCTTCACCTAAGTTCAATAAACAAAGGAAAAATGATTCTCGTGATGAAACGTTTCCGGATCCTGTTGAACTTGTCGCTCAGAATGTGAAACCAAATGCTCTGAATCTTATTTTGCCTTTGGCGCTTCTCCTTATCTTAACATTATTCTATACCTGGTGGGATGGGCATTTGCATTCCTCAAACTTTATCGAAGCTTTTATCCAGGCAAATGCCGCAAAGGCAATGCTGGAAGCCTTGTTAACGACCCTACTGATCTCTTTTATTTGGTATTCTGCTCAAAAGCAGCCTCTCCAACGAACACTTTTCGGATTTTTACAAGGTGGGAACGAGATGATGGCAGTGAATGTTCTCCTGGTGTTAGTCTGGGCGGTATCGGCCGTATCTACGGATCTTGGCTTTGTGAGTTATACGGAGCAGACAGTGGGAAGGTTAGTTCCTGCTGCTTTTATTGCACCGGCGTTTTTTGCTTTAGGCTGCTCGCTTTCTTATGTCATCGGCTCAAGCTTTGGAACCTGGGGCATATTGCTGCCTCTGGGATTTTCCCTGGCGGCTACAGAACATGCTGCTTTGCCCTTAATTGCCGGAGCCGTATTTGCAAGCGGTACTTTTGGCGGATTTGTTTCTCCCTTGAGTGATAACACTGTGGCGATGGCTACTGTGATGAAAATTCCTGTGATGGATTATGCAAAGTTGAAGCTCCGCCTTGGCTTAATGGTTGCAGCAGCCTGCCTGGTTCTCTACGGTCTTGTCGGTTGGTTTTACCATGGTGTCTATTAG
- a CDS encoding M48 family metallopeptidase, producing MNQLSIGDEIIPYEERRSVRYRRITLSILNDRVRISAPKYVPKKQIKELLRSKEAWIIKHWLEKRQRENHRARNLENHEHILFRGHLLELCFKYHSYRRIHVGQEGQMLVVSLPQEDIDSQSEAMIRDSIIAWYKFQARTVFKQKLDTHSRRMQVTYQDFRLKDQKTRWGSCSSRGNLNLNWRIIMAPDQVIDYLIIHELAHLTHLNHSPEFWQRVERFIPEFLTWRKWLKEHGHELVL from the coding sequence GTGAATCAATTGAGTATAGGTGATGAAATAATTCCCTACGAGGAACGCCGAAGCGTTCGATATCGAAGAATAACGCTGAGTATCTTGAATGATCGAGTGCGAATTTCGGCTCCGAAATATGTGCCTAAAAAGCAGATCAAGGAATTATTGAGATCAAAGGAAGCTTGGATTATAAAACACTGGTTGGAAAAACGCCAAAGGGAAAATCATCGGGCAAGAAATTTAGAAAATCATGAACATATTCTTTTTCGAGGTCATTTACTGGAACTTTGCTTCAAGTACCATAGTTATCGAAGAATTCATGTAGGTCAAGAGGGTCAAATGCTTGTTGTGTCATTGCCGCAGGAAGACATTGATTCTCAGTCTGAGGCAATGATTCGCGATTCGATCATTGCTTGGTATAAGTTTCAGGCTCGTACTGTTTTTAAGCAAAAACTTGATACCCACTCGAGACGGATGCAGGTAACGTATCAAGATTTTCGCTTAAAAGATCAAAAAACGCGGTGGGGGAGCTGCTCCAGTCGCGGAAACCTAAATCTTAATTGGCGAATAATTATGGCACCCGATCAAGTGATTGATTACCTTATTATTCACGAACTGGCTCATCTGACCCACCTGAACCACTCTCCCGAATTTTGGCAGAGAGTTGAAAGGTTTATACCGGAATTTTTAACATGGAGAAAGTGGCTCAAAGAACATGGGCACGAGTTAGTTTTATAG
- a CDS encoding methyl-accepting chemotaxis protein, whose product MKKGSNHFKSTTGFGIKFKLQVSFLAIIILTLLVGTVGYYGIYRLNQNAQDLGDHWLKATNALSLVVEDTEDMQRTLLLGFSERHDATAYQGIKFNFLNNKTKWESDFAAYNKYVTSADGKARSETMKKSFDDYLTDANQVWKLIEDQNDVEARSLLTNKSKESFDQVIKAMEAQMYFMDKGGEQAVADAQTTNATGLMFLIIFICGAFVIGMVLTIVLARNISRPLGEVTRVAQSVANGDLSITVPDIKNRDEIGVLAQAVREMVGTLREIIGEVLTQSASVAATSEELSAAAEEATAVSEQVSTTLVQLAQGASNQALSVKDTNIVIEQMSSSAQQLAANTEIVNESSEKAAHAANVGSLQVENAVRKIEQIRDVSVQTSEAVFHLGEQSKQIGQIVDVIKGISDQTNLLALNAAIEAARAGEHGSGFAVVAEEVRKLAEQSSSSATQIATLITNIQRETERVIEGMEMGKEEVVSGVDAVNLAGNSFKTIVEEVNTVVEQIQEVISVTQQMAGGAAQAVESVKSIGVIAEETAASTQEVSSASEEQAVTMGSVSRAAEELAKLGESLSLLVNKFNV is encoded by the coding sequence ATGAAAAAAGGAAGCAATCATTTTAAATCTACTACAGGCTTTGGGATAAAATTTAAATTGCAAGTTAGTTTTCTAGCTATTATTATACTGACTCTACTTGTTGGAACTGTGGGATATTACGGTATTTATCGACTAAATCAGAACGCTCAGGACCTTGGAGATCATTGGCTGAAAGCCACCAATGCCTTGTCCTTGGTTGTAGAAGATACAGAAGATATGCAGAGAACCCTTTTATTAGGTTTCTCAGAACGACATGATGCTACTGCCTATCAGGGGATAAAATTTAACTTTCTAAATAATAAAACGAAGTGGGAAAGTGATTTCGCAGCCTACAATAAATATGTTACAAGCGCAGATGGGAAAGCCAGAAGTGAGACAATGAAGAAATCATTCGATGATTATCTTACCGATGCCAATCAGGTCTGGAAATTAATCGAAGATCAAAATGATGTTGAAGCTCGCTCTCTTCTTACCAATAAAAGTAAAGAAAGTTTTGATCAAGTAATTAAGGCCATGGAAGCTCAGATGTATTTTATGGATAAAGGCGGAGAACAAGCGGTTGCCGATGCTCAAACAACCAATGCTACCGGCTTAATGTTTTTGATTATTTTTATTTGCGGTGCTTTTGTAATAGGAATGGTTCTAACTATCGTACTGGCGAGAAATATTAGCCGTCCCCTTGGAGAGGTGACGAGAGTAGCTCAATCGGTTGCCAATGGTGACTTAAGCATTACCGTGCCGGATATTAAAAATAGGGATGAAATAGGTGTATTAGCTCAAGCTGTTAGAGAAATGGTGGGGACTCTTAGAGAAATAATCGGAGAAGTTTTGACACAATCCGCAAGCGTCGCTGCCACGAGTGAGGAATTGTCTGCAGCTGCAGAGGAAGCAACGGCAGTAAGTGAACAAGTTTCTACGACCTTGGTTCAACTGGCGCAAGGCGCATCGAATCAAGCCTTATCAGTAAAGGATACGAACATTGTCATCGAACAGATGTCATCAAGTGCTCAACAATTGGCCGCCAATACAGAAATTGTTAATGAAAGCAGCGAAAAGGCAGCCCATGCTGCTAACGTTGGATCTCTTCAAGTGGAAAATGCTGTTCGAAAAATTGAACAAATTCGTGATGTTTCTGTTCAAACTTCCGAAGCTGTTTTTCATTTGGGAGAGCAATCTAAACAGATTGGACAAATTGTTGACGTAATTAAAGGTATTTCTGATCAAACGAATTTATTAGCCCTAAATGCTGCCATTGAGGCTGCTCGTGCGGGAGAACATGGAAGCGGATTTGCAGTTGTTGCTGAAGAAGTTCGCAAGTTAGCGGAACAATCATCATCATCCGCTACCCAAATAGCTACCCTAATTACTAATATCCAGCGGGAAACAGAGCGTGTTATTGAAGGCATGGAAATGGGTAAAGAGGAAGTAGTTTCAGGTGTTGATGCGGTGAATCTGGCAGGTAATTCTTTTAAAACGATTGTTGAAGAGGTTAATACGGTAGTTGAACAAATTCAAGAAGTAATTTCTGTAACCCAGCAAATGGCCGGTGGGGCTGCTCAAGCCGTGGAGTCTGTTAAAAGTATCGGAGTCATTGCCGAGGAAACAGCTGCCAGTACGCAAGAAGTTTCATCCGCCTCAGAGGAACAAGCGGTAACGATGGGTTCCGTAAGTCGAGCTGCCGAGGAATTGGCGAAGCTTGGTGAAAGTCTTTCTTTGCTGGTTAATAAATTCAACGTTTAG